GAAACACCCCCACATACGTGGGGAAGATAACAACATCTTCAGATGCAAATTGCATTTATCCACAAGATAGTGTGCTTCAAGCTACTCTTGACCAAGACACTCAATAACCAACTGCAAACCTCCAATCTGAACCAACTGTTTCGTAGTAGGTCCAATTGTATGCACCTCATACCCAGGTGGACGTCTAATAGATCTAAATAAAACTATACCAGAATCTTGGGAACAATGCTCATAAAGATAATTCATAACATTCTGAGCCACTGAATCTTTTATTCCAGAGACAAATACATTTGGTTTAGGTTCCACAAACCACAGTTTCATTCGCCCCCTAACTGCCGGAGGTAAATTATTTGCTATCACCACCAACATTATGATCACCCATGAGCTTCGAAATATCACGAGCAAGGATTTTTAACAAATCAAATTCAAGCAAACGCTCTCTAAACCTAGACGAAACTATAGATTTGTCGTAGCGCCCCGCCATTTCTTTTGTTAAAGAGAACGCTAAATCGATGCAGAGATACTCTTTATATAGATCTGCAAGATCGTAAATAAAAGGAAGAGGACTACCACGGTGTATAAAGCCGATGTGGGGAGAGTAACCCATACTGTGAACGGCAGCACAGAGAACACCGTAAAGCGCGGCGTTTGATGAGGTTAATACTTGATTGGTTACATCACTAAGTTCAAAGTTTCCCGGGACATATTTGCGCCCCTTCCATCCTACCATGTATTCATTGGCTTTTGCTGCGTAAAGCTCACGTACCCTATTACCCTCCATTCCCATTATTTCTTTTAGGGTCTTTCCTTTTAGATCCTCCTTTGGGAATCTAAGCTCAAACATACTTCTTGCGACGTCCAAAGATTTTTTAGGGTTACAAGACAAGTTAATCTGTTTTTGTAAATTTTTGGTACTCGCTGTTGCAAGAAAACCAGCGGCGTAGAATAGAAGTGAATCCTCTCCAACCCATGAGATACTGCAATTAGCTGCAACTGCTGTCTTGACAGCATCGTGGGTAACAGTGGAACCAGGACCAAGCAGAATCGAATTAATAGTCGCAACTGGAATCGGCACGACATTTGCGTCACAATCGACCCAGCGGATACTACTATCGTCAATTTCTAATCGCCCGCGTTCAAGATAAAGAAAAGGGTACTTATCCTTAACTTGTGGTAAGGAATCACGCGTAACTTTAACAAACAGTCTTTTACCGCTAGCCACTATTCAAAAATATGTCTTTTTACCGTAACCCGTCGATCGCGATACTTCTTGTCTACTCCGAATTGAACTGGAACATCGTTTAAGGTAACAACCTCTCCCTCATTAACACCTTCTACGACGCTAAACTCTAACTTGCGGTTTTTCTCCTGAGCAAGGTTAAGGGCGCTCCTTTCACATTCGTCAAAAGAATCAAAAACACCTCGGAAAATTAGTTCAGTCGGCACACAAGTTTTTCTACCGAGAAACAGATCCCAATGTGGATTCCTAAGCGCGGTGACAGCATCATTGACTGGATCACTATTTGCTTCAAAAATCACAGCAAAGGCCATATCCTGGATATAGTAGCGATAAGTAAGTTTCGATCCCCCTCCAACCGCTCTTTTCCCCTCTGACGTTTTAGGTATCAGCAAATTCTGCCACAAATCATCCAAGTCATAGCCGCTACCCACCATATGGAAATCGCGTAAAAGTGGTAGCCTCGCCTGTTTTTCTGGGCGAAAAGCCAATACTCTCATGTCAAAGGCCGACCATTGAGCTAACCATTCACGTTCTGGACCACCTGCTCCCCTAGCACTGCATAGCAGTCCCAGCACTCCAGATTTTGTCGGAAAATCCAAAGTATCTCTACGCCCAAACTTCGAATCATGGCCCCACGACTGTAGCGGGGCTTCTAGCCAGAGAAGTAAAAATGATTTACCCATAAACACTTTTCTAGCTTAGACCTAACGACTCTTGGACCTCGCTGATCAATTTGTCGATTGAATAGTTTTCATCCTCCCCCCACTCAAAGCATGCAAGCTCCCCATAAAGACTTCCGCAGAGCTTTTTTTTCTTTGTTAAGTAGTCCTTGAGCGCAGCAATGCTTGCGGCTAGATAGCCACCTTCCCCACGCTTCACAGCAGTCTCAAAAGGAACTTGAAGTCTCTGCCCTTTTCTTACGGTTACATTTGCATACTCCCAGGGACTTGCACCCGATTGAGTGGTTTGTCTAGCTTGGGGTATAGCTATAAACAAAGCCTCACTAAACTGGCGCACAGCCTCTTTTAATCCCTCTTTTCCTAGCGTATCTTTTAGCTGTTCTAAATCTAGGCTTACATAGCGATAATAGGTTGCGGAATTAAACTCCAAACTACCCATGTGCGCAGATCCTGGCTCTTCTTGAAGATCATCTAGGGCTGTAAAAAAATCTATGTCGTTTGAAATCTTATGTGTTGAAATAGCGTGAGAAAATGACGCTGCAGCTTCGACATTCATGTCTGCTGCCTTTGCTACCATACGACCAAACAATGCGATATCGAGAGCGTCTATAGCTGGCGCTACTGCCTTTTTTCCAACTTTTATTATTTCCTTACCTTCAAGCTGTTTAGCATCGAACAACTTCTCTTTCGCAAACTCAGCGAATCGAGTAGCCTCCGAACTACTAATAAAAAGTAAGGTGTCATCCACAAGTTCTTTTGCCATCAGTTCACTACACCTCTTCGCCTGCTCTTCGGAGGCTCCTAGCTTAATGCATTCATCGTGGAACAAGGTCTCAACCTTCTTTGTTCTAATTCCCATACGCGCACCACTGTTACGCAGAGCAAGTCGAACACTTCTTTTCCAACATTGAGAACTAACCCTTGCTCGGGTATACCCTCCGATAATTGCCGTCTTCGGAGCACCGACATCGTCTCTATTTAGACACGTAACTGGAAACGACTGTAGAATATGATATTCAATTATTGGCAATTTTTCCTTAGCGTTCACAAATAAATCTCCTTTTTGTAAATTAGAAAATATTATCGATTACTGGTGTAATTTGTAATAAACCACATCCAAAGGCCTTAGCGCTTCCAATTCCCGCAACAAAGCTCCTATTAAACCTTTCTGCGTCACGAGGAAAAAGCACACCGCTAAATGTTACTTGATTCAACGTTATTTTTCTCCCATCCTTTGCCTCAAAAGAAAGTACTTCTATTTTGTCTATTTGAAGATTTTTTTCTGGTGTGACAAAGCCCCACTGGCTCTCAGACTTAAAACAAAACCAAGAGATCAACTCTTTATGGCCAACAATGGCCTGTCGCTTACCAGTGGCACGATTCCGCTTACTAGGATTAAGGGTAATTTTAAAGCGATAGAGTTGGTAATTCAAAAACCCATCAGGAACTACCCTACTATCAACGTGTAGCTCGCTCGTGGCGCCTTCTTTTTTTGGATAATCCGTCGATAAAATTAAAATTTTGCGACCTAAGGAGTTGCCACCCTGATCTACATAAAGCACACGCCCATCCTGCTCACGTAAAAAAAGGCTATACACTACTCTATGTAAAGAATAGGGATCACTAATACGAAACTTCTTAATAGCACTCCGATCCAGCGAAAGAATGCTAGCAATCATAATTGAGTTTCCCCTGATAGCTGTCCCTGATTATCAATACTATGATAAAATTCTTGCGCCCATTGGCTTTGAATTTTTTTTGAATCAAAGTGGAATTCTCTGATTTGTCTCAAGAGACGGATATAATCTAGATTGCCAAATCCGCGAGAGCTGACTAGGGCAAGCAAGGTGCGTAATACCCGACATAATTCTGGAGTTTCGCTACAAGCCAAGAGCCGACGCAATTTCGCCTGAGCTTGTTCACTGTCTTTGCCATTTTTACCATCTTTGCCATTTTCGTAGCTTCTTACTATTGCATCACCGAGACGCAATGTGCCATTCTCCTCGATCTTGGCTTTCGCTATTGCAGCGGCTATTGTTGTAAAAGGCAATCTTTTGTAGTCCGTGTCTAAATCAACTCCAAAAGATCCCAGAAACTCCCAACTTTGATATTCAGTATTCGGGTTATCTGCTCTTCGAAGCTTTGCAGCTATAGCTTTGCTCTTCTTGCAAAGTGCAATCGTGGCTAAAACAAATCTTTCATTGAAATCGGATTTTACTCTCTCTTCCATACTAAGAAGCTTCCTGCTTTAAGTACCACCCAAACTTTGGCATGTTCTTAGCCCAGCTTTGCATTTGCCTCGCTGTTTCCTTTGGACAGTGTTGGTTATAAACAGATCTTGCATAATCGGCGAACTTTTTACGACAGGCATAGCGCGCTAGGCGCGCCTCTTCGTTAGCATCGCAACTACCTACCAGCGATTGGAAATTTCTTTCGCAAAGTTGCCAGAATTCGCTAGTTGCGCCGCCAGCGATCTTTTTAGCGATCTTAGGGATCTTTTTGTTTTTACTGCCATTTTTACTCACATACACATACCGTAACACAGAGGAATATAACATCTTTTCTATTTTCTCCATTAAATGCATCTCTAACCTGAGTTGCGCGAACCATATTGCTCCTAGCTGTGAACTATCCAGTCGAACAAGTGATTCGACATAATCATTGGTCCCCGTAACGTATTGCTCGCCGGTGGCATGACGACTAACTTGCAACCCGCCTGATAAAATTGAAAATTGGGGCAAAATCCGCGCCGTTCGTTCGACATGACAAGCTAGTCTCAAACAACGATATTCTCCGCCCCCTCCGTGCTGAAAAAAAGATAGCAATGTCGATAGTTCTCGCCATGGTCGCTTATCCGGATTTGCCCAAACCACCCTTATCTCTTTCCCTTCCGTATTCATTGCAACGCTAGGATCAACTACGCCTTCCTCATAGCTCCGACTCGGTATGCCTTCTGACAAATGCAGCGAGTTATCCTTTAATAAACAAAATCTAGACAAACCAACAAGTCTACCACAAAGCGATTCACTTAAAGACTGCGCAATAGGACAGTTTTCACTCCTAGGCATTACTTGCCAGGGAGGCGTACCAAGGCCTGAGGGAAACTGATGTAATACCTCTTTAAGTTCTACTTCTGTAAAAGTGTTAAGCCAAACGGTTTGAGAGATACTAGAACCAATAATAAATGAATGTAACAACCCCTTAGACCCTACACTTGGCCCTGGCTTGGCTGTTGCGGGTTTTTCTTTATCATTAGTCTTTCCATGATAACTATCAGACAACACAATATAATTGTCGGGTTTTTTGCCTCCTAGCGAAAAATTCATCAGCGTAATCAAAACAAGCGCTTTTTCAGCATCCTCTAATGTTTTTTCAACATTAGATTGATTTAAAACGGTAGTATTGCCGCTTGAAATAAACGGGATAACCCCTCCGTATGGTTGAGTTCTGGCAGTAGCAATTGCTGGCATCTGCAAAAATGGCTTATCCCCGTATAAGAAAAATCGCTCTCGCCACCGTTCTAAATATTCAAGACATTTTTCACTTAGTCCCTGTTCGCCCAACGACTCCCAATCTTCATTATCTCTTGGTGTATAGGCTGCTTGGGCGATTGCAAGTAGAAGATTTAAGACCGCAATTTTCTCCACTGGATTTCCGCCCAAGGCCCGATAGCGCGCTGAAAATATATCCGATAAGCTTACTTTTCCTACGTCAGCTACAGGAATCCAGGGTTCATCGATTAAGTTATAGCGATTCTCCAAGTCACGCCTCCTTAAAATGAGAGATTACGATACCCCAAGTCACCACGATATTCCAGAGAGAAATCTAAGTTGGATTTTTGCATTTGATATGTACTTAATCGTCCACTATCCGATACTAACGCAACTCTAAGAACCGCTTCATCCATTGCTGAATTCCCGAGATAGAAGCAATTGTGCAAACCAGCTTTTTTGAGAGTATCCATTGGACTTTTGGCTGGTGCAAATTGGCTTGGAACAGAAACAATATGTGACATCAGCCGAATACTAAGCTCGCGCCAAAGTTTAGCACTTAATCGACTACGACTCCAAGGCAACTCTAACTCGGCACCATCAAGTAGGACAAGTTGGGTAGACTTGCGTTGTGGTTGAAGTCGAAGGTTACGAAGTAGCAAGACATCTGTACTTTC
The genomic region above belongs to Deltaproteobacteria bacterium and contains:
- the casA gene encoding type I-E CRISPR-associated protein Cse1/CasA, translated to MENRYNLIDEPWIPVADVGKVSLSDIFSARYRALGGNPVEKIAVLNLLLAIAQAAYTPRDNEDWESLGEQGLSEKCLEYLERWRERFFLYGDKPFLQMPAIATARTQPYGGVIPFISSGNTTVLNQSNVEKTLEDAEKALVLITLMNFSLGGKKPDNYIVLSDSYHGKTNDKEKPATAKPGPSVGSKGLLHSFIIGSSISQTVWLNTFTEVELKEVLHQFPSGLGTPPWQVMPRSENCPIAQSLSESLCGRLVGLSRFCLLKDNSLHLSEGIPSRSYEEGVVDPSVAMNTEGKEIRVVWANPDKRPWRELSTLLSFFQHGGGGEYRCLRLACHVERTARILPQFSILSGGLQVSRHATGEQYVTGTNDYVESLVRLDSSQLGAIWFAQLRLEMHLMEKIEKMLYSSVLRYVYVSKNGSKNKKIPKIAKKIAGGATSEFWQLCERNFQSLVGSCDANEEARLARYACRKKFADYARSVYNQHCPKETARQMQSWAKNMPKFGWYLKQEAS
- the cas7e gene encoding type I-E CRISPR-associated protein Cas7/Cse4/CasC, coding for MNAKEKLPIIEYHILQSFPVTCLNRDDVGAPKTAIIGGYTRARVSSQCWKRSVRLALRNSGARMGIRTKKVETLFHDECIKLGASEEQAKRCSELMAKELVDDTLLFISSSEATRFAEFAKEKLFDAKQLEGKEIIKVGKKAVAPAIDALDIALFGRMVAKAADMNVEAAASFSHAISTHKISNDIDFFTALDDLQEEPGSAHMGSLEFNSATYYRYVSLDLEQLKDTLGKEGLKEAVRQFSEALFIAIPQARQTTQSGASPWEYANVTVRKGQRLQVPFETAVKRGEGGYLAASIAALKDYLTKKKKLCGSLYGELACFEWGEDENYSIDKLISEVQESLGLS
- the cas6e gene encoding type I-E CRISPR-associated protein Cas6/Cse3/CasE, with product MIASILSLDRSAIKKFRISDPYSLHRVVYSLFLREQDGRVLYVDQGGNSLGRKILILSTDYPKKEGATSELHVDSRVVPDGFLNYQLYRFKITLNPSKRNRATGKRQAIVGHKELISWFCFKSESQWGFVTPEKNLQIDKIEVLSFEAKDGRKITLNQVTFSGVLFPRDAERFNRSFVAGIGSAKAFGCGLLQITPVIDNIF
- the cas5e gene encoding type I-E CRISPR-associated protein Cas5/CasD: MGKSFLLLWLEAPLQSWGHDSKFGRRDTLDFPTKSGVLGLLCSARGAGGPEREWLAQWSAFDMRVLAFRPEKQARLPLLRDFHMVGSGYDLDDLWQNLLIPKTSEGKRAVGGGSKLTYRYYIQDMAFAVIFEANSDPVNDAVTALRNPHWDLFLGRKTCVPTELIFRGVFDSFDECERSALNLAQEKNRKLEFSVVEGVNEGEVVTLNDVPVQFGVDKKYRDRRVTVKRHIFE
- the cas2e gene encoding type I-E CRISPR-associated endoribonuclease Cas2, producing the protein MLVVIANNLPPAVRGRMKLWFVEPKPNVFVSGIKDSVAQNVMNYLYEHCSQDSGIVLFRSIRRPPGYEVHTIGPTTKQLVQIGGLQLVIECLGQE
- the casB gene encoding type I-E CRISPR-associated protein Cse2/CasB, which encodes MEERVKSDFNERFVLATIALCKKSKAIAAKLRRADNPNTEYQSWEFLGSFGVDLDTDYKRLPFTTIAAAIAKAKIEENGTLRLGDAIVRSYENGKDGKNGKDSEQAQAKLRRLLACSETPELCRVLRTLLALVSSRGFGNLDYIRLLRQIREFHFDSKKIQSQWAQEFYHSIDNQGQLSGETQL
- the cas1e gene encoding type I-E CRISPR-associated endonuclease Cas1: MASGKRLFVKVTRDSLPQVKDKYPFLYLERGRLEIDDSSIRWVDCDANVVPIPVATINSILLGPGSTVTHDAVKTAVAANCSISWVGEDSLLFYAAGFLATASTKNLQKQINLSCNPKKSLDVARSMFELRFPKEDLKGKTLKEIMGMEGNRVRELYAAKANEYMVGWKGRKYVPGNFELSDVTNQVLTSSNAALYGVLCAAVHSMGYSPHIGFIHRGSPLPFIYDLADLYKEYLCIDLAFSLTKEMAGRYDKSIVSSRFRERLLEFDLLKILARDISKLMGDHNVGGDSK